Proteins encoded by one window of Gopherus evgoodei ecotype Sinaloan lineage unplaced genomic scaffold, rGopEvg1_v1.p scaffold_32_arrow_ctg1, whole genome shotgun sequence:
- the LOC115640699 gene encoding LOW QUALITY PROTEIN: killer cell lectin-like receptor subfamily F member 1 (The sequence of the model RefSeq protein was modified relative to this genomic sequence to represent the inferred CDS: deleted 1 base in 1 codon) → MRENTEALCDLEKNPWQKKKALKSSQSKQSWQTTHLCQANASVFARSGSNRSRSSLCFQTNIFGGRIPQLVESVEGHCFLLFSSFSGQTWKMEDEEGYTVLNPRCQEKTTTRLSPGRIQGSPLSSQCCKRMLVILGAVCIILTLAVIILTILVFQCGSHEGQTGTPPNAPADSDSGQRRLNSAEGSSSPEDVLTHLRQNLCELQTHSSADEGSECKLCPMDWLSHRGKCYWFSKGNKDWNGSRDDCPRKKSHILVIQDQDEMEFIQNVTQGKYPVWIGLNVTSPEEKWTWVDGSILNQTLFPVSGPAVRNSCGVIKGNQLRSEMCSAEFKWICQKEAVMI, encoded by the exons ATGAGGGAGAACACAGAGGCCCTTTGTGACCTGGAGAAGAACCCCTGGCAGAAG AAGAAAGCCCTGAAGAGTTCCCAGTCCAAGCAGTCGTGGCAAACAACTCACCTGTGCCAAGCAAATGCTTCCGTGTTTGCAAGGTCTGGGTCTAAC CGTTCACGCTCATCTCTGTGTTTTCAAACCAACATTTTTGGGGGCCGGAtaccccagctggt TGAGTCTGTGGAGGGTCATTGCTTTCTTCTCTTCTCATCGTTTTCTGGGCAAACCTGGAAGATGGAGGACGAAGAAGGTTACACGGTATTAAACCCCCGATGCCAGGAGAAAACCACCACCCGCCTGTCACCAGGGAGGATCCAAG GTTCTCCTTTGAGTTCCCAGTGCTGTAAACGCATGCTAGTGATTTTGGGAGCTGTTTGCATCATTCTGACATTAGCCGTGATCATTCTGACTATCCTGG TTTTCCAGTGCGGCTCTCATGAAGGCCAGACAGGAACACCCCCAAACGCCCCTGCGGACAGTGATTCTGGGCAGAGAAGACTGAACAGTGCAgaaggcagcagcagcccagaggaCGTCCTCACTCATCTGAGACAGAATCTGTGCGAGCTGCAAACGCACAGCAGCGCAG ATGAAGGCTCTGAGTGCAAACTCTGTCCCATGGACTGGCTGTCGCACAGAGGAAAGTGCTACTGGTTCTCTAAAGGGAATAAGGACTGGAATGGGAGCCGTGATGACTGTCCAAGGAAGAAGTCTCACATCCTGGTGATCCAGGACCAGGATGAGATG GAGTTCATACAGAATGTCACACAAGGGAAATATCCCGTTTGGATTGGGCTTAATGTAACGTCCCCAGAGGAGAAATGGACCTGGGTGGATGGCTCCATCTTAAACCAGACTCT GTTTCCGGTATCTGGTCCAGCTGTGAGAAACAGCTGTGGGGTGATAAAGGGGAATCAGCTGCGTTCGGAAATGTGCAGCGCTGAATTTAAGTGGATTTGTCAGAAAGAAGCCGTTATGATCTAA